Below is a window of Culturomica massiliensis DNA.
CTATTCCGTTATCTTCTGCCCATTTATTCCCTTCTTCGTATTTACCGAACAACCACACGTCAATGTCACCTCCTTCGCGGTGAGCGGGTACCGGATATAAAGAAGCCAGTCCCAATCCTTTCAGTATCATTATACGAATTTCCTGTCGGGCTAATTCTCCGGCCAGTTCTCCGGCTGTACGGGTATACCGGGCAAAACGGTTTTCTATTTTTTCCACATTCAACACCCATTGCAAGCGTAACTCCCTCGGTAGTAAATACTCCGCAGATAATTTTTTCAATCCGTCCCATATCAAAGCCAGAACTCCCTGCCCGGAAGCGATTTTATATACTTCTTTCCAATCCTGCCCGGAAAGCATTTCAAGTTCTTTTATCTCCGCAGGGCATCTACCTATAGCAGTACGTAAAAGTCCGACCACTATTTTTTCATGCTCCATATCAAAGTATAGCTTTACATTGCTTCAGAGAATCTATCCATACCAAAGCATCGCGCTTCGCTATTTCTTCGGGGATCGAATAGGTTTTCATCAATAGTTCCACCACATTTTCCTCCGTAAATTCCTTATGCCTGAATTTTACCCATAATTCTTTGGCTGTATCGTTCAGAGAAATTACTTTGGTCATATCGGCACCCTGCGTGCCGTGCATAATTACGATATTTTCACCGGCAATCACCCGCAACCGGTAATCTGGATTAATTTTCATACTAATATTGATTTAATAAAAGGTTTGAAAGTCACAGTCCGTTACTTTCAAACCTTTATTACATTATTTAAATTCCGCCGGGAAATAAACCCCTGCCGGGAAACGGAAGTAACCGGCATAGGTCGCTTTCAGAGGTTCTGCAGCATTGAAATTCCACACGCTGACGTGATTGATCTTGTAGTCCTGACCATATCCCTTGATTGTCGCCATATACACTTCTCCGGTTTCCGGATCAACGCCCAAGCTGTTGTAATTCATTGCAGCATCTGCAATTTTACCCGTTATATTCAATAACTGCTCTGTTGTTCCGGAAGTAAAATCATGCCTGTATATCGTTGTCGACCCGTTTGTAAAATACACGTTATCTCCAAAAGCAGCAAAAGCCGGCACGGCACCCCAGCCTGCTCCGATTTTATAACTTCCCAATTCATTGCTTTTCAGAATAGAATAATCGGCCGGATCAATCTTCATCATAACGGCCGGATTGGATACTACAGAGACCCATAATTTCCCGTCCGCCGATTTCCGGAGACCCGATATATTGGCATCCATAGTAAGGGTATGTACGATATCCGTCCGTCCCGGTTCCAATACATGCAAGGATTTACCGGCAGCGGCAAATACCTTATTTCCGGCAACGGCCATCCGGTTTTTAATAACTCCTTTTGTACCTTCGATAAACTGAATCGTTTTTGTGGCAAGATTAAAAGAGTACACCCCATTATTATCCCGGATAAAAGCATATCCTCCCGTCACTGCGATATGGGTCGGCCAACTTAAAGCCGGAGTAAACTCGTCTGCTTCGTAAGCCACCACTTTTTCCATCGTTTTCGCATCGGCAACGACAAACATTCCGACTCCACCGTTTCTGCTGCCGTTTTGCGTAATGATATAAATTTTGCCGTCATTGATAAACAGGTCCTGTGCTACATTTCCCATATGTTCACCGTTAGCCCGGTAATAAATATCAGGGGTCATTACTCCATCCGGAGAAATATGACAAAGGGTTCCGGT
It encodes the following:
- a CDS encoding PqqD family protein; amino-acid sequence: MKINPDYRLRVIAGENIVIMHGTQGADMTKVISLNDTAKELWVKFRHKEFTEENVVELLMKTYSIPEEIAKRDALVWIDSLKQCKAIL